One genomic window of Chanos chanos chromosome 13, fChaCha1.1, whole genome shotgun sequence includes the following:
- the bbs2 gene encoding BBSome complex member BBS2: MLVPIFTLKLNHKINPRMVTVGKFDGVHPCLAAATQAGKVFIHNPHTRGQRQAAHRLSQSTQDSDISLLNINQAVSCLTAGRLGPNTTGDTLLVGSQTNLLAYDVHDNTDIFYREVADGANAIVLGKLGDIQSPLAIIGGNCALQGFNYEGNDQFWTVTGDNVRSLVLCDFTGDGKNELLVGSEDFDIRVFREDELVSEMAENETVTSLCHMHGSRFGYALANGTVGVYDRTARYWRIKSKNHAMSIHAFDLNADGVVELITGWSNGKIDARSDRTGEVIFKDNFSSSVAGVVEGDYRMDGQVQLICTSVEGEVRGYLPASKEMKGNLMDTSVEQDLIRELSQRKQNLLLELRNYEENAKAAPGASEGDMQMGVIPANTQLQTALSVRAATESQRAHIELSISTPNETIIRAVLIFAEGIFEGESHVVHPSAQNLSGCVRVPIIPPKDIPVDLHIKAFVGGKSSTQFHVFEITRQLPRFSMYDLNVDPLSPKPTGRVTFTINDRPQRVVMWLNQNFLLPEGINSPDVTFTSLRGGGLLIINMQSNGQISLRTDDIDLAGDLIQSLASFLAIEDLQAEADFPTYFEELRGTLTEVDEFHSVHQKLTAAMADHSNHIRNMLVQAEDARLLGDFKTMKKRYIELYDLNRDLINEYKIRSNNHNALLACLKSVNQAIQRAGRLRVGKPKNQVISACRDAIKNNNINALFKIMRAGAPSS; this comes from the exons ATGTTGGTTCCTATATTCACCCTGAAACTCAACCATAAAATAAATCCACGTATGGTTACTGTGGGCAAGTTCGATGGAGTTCATCCATGTCTCGCTGCAGCTACACAAGCAGGGAAG GTTTTCATCCATAACCCTCATACACGCGGCCAGAGGCAGGCAGCTCATCGACTGAGTCAGAGTACCCAAGATTCAGACATCTCATTACTCAACATTAACCAGGCAGTGAGCTGCCTCACTGCAGGCAGACTGGGTCCCAACACCACTGGAGACACACTGCTGGTCGGCTCCCAGACCAACCTGCTGGCGTACGATGTGCACGACAACACTGACATCTTCTACAGGGAG GTTGCAGATGGAGCCAATGCCATTGTCTTAGGAAAACTGGGAGACATTCAGTCGCCACTGGCTATCATTGGGGGAAACTGTGCCCTGCAAGGGTTCAACTATGAGGGAAACGACCAGTTCTGGACG GTCACTGGAGATAATGTCAGGTCATTGGTACTCTGTGACTTTACCGGTGATGGAAAGAATGAG CTTCTTGTTGGATCAGAAGACTTTGATATCAGAGTCTTCCGAGAAGATGAGCTAGTGTCTGAGATGGCGGAAAATGAG ACAGTCACATCACTGTGTCATATGCACGGCAGCAGATTTGGATATGCTTTAGCCAATGGCACAGTAGGAGTTTATGACCGTACTGCCCGCTACTGGAGAATCAAG TCTAAAAACCATGCAATGAGTATTCATGCCTTTGACCTCAACGCTGATGGGGTGGTTGAACTCATAACTGGCTGGTCCAATGGAAAG ATCGATGCCCGCAGTGACCGCACAGGAGAGGTCATCTTCAAGGATAACTTCTCCTCGTCTGTTGCTGGAGTGGTAGAGGGGGACTATCGCATGGATGGACAGGTTCAGCTCATCTGTACCTCTGTGGAGGGTGAAG TGCGTGGCTACCTGCCAGCCAGCAAAGAGATGAAGGGGAACCTTATGGACACTAGCGTGGAGCAGGACCTTATCCGAGAGCTTAGCCAGCGCAAGCAGAACCTGTTACTGGAGCTTCGGAACTACGAGGAGAACGCCAAG GCTGCTCCAGGAGCTTCAGAAGGAGATATGCAAATGGGAGTAATACCAGCCAACACCCAGCTGCAGACGGCCCTGTCTGTGCGAGCAgccacagagagtcagagagcacaTATTGAGCTCAGTATCTCCACCCCAAATG AAACCATCATTCGAGCTGTGCTGATCTTTGCTGAGGGCATATTCGAAGGCGAGAGTCATGTGGTGCATCCTAGCGCCCAAAATCTGTCTGGCTGTGTACGCGTCCCTATTATTCCTCCAAAAGACATCCCCGTGGATCTCCACATCAAAGCCTTCGTGGGCGGGAAGAGCAG TACGCAGTTCCATGTGTTTGAGATCACTCGTCAGCTGCCCCGTTTTTCGATGTACGACCTGAACGTTGACCCTTTGTCTCCAAAACCCACAGGACGAGTAACCTTCACTATCAACGACAGGCCCCAGAGa gTGGTGATGTGGTTGAACCAGAACTTTTTACTACCTGAGGGCATCAACAGTCCAGATGTGACATTTACCTCACTGCGAGGAGGAGGTCTTCTCATCATCAACATGCAGTCTAATGGACag ATCAGTTTGAGGACAGATGACATTGACCTGGCAGGAGATCTGATCCAATCACTGGCTTCCTTTCTGGCCATAGAAGACTTACAGGCTGAGGCAGACTTCCCCACCTACTTTGAAGAGCTTAGAGGCACCCTCACCGAG GTGGATGAGTTTCACTCAGTGCATCAGAAACTCACAGCTGCCATGGCTGACCACTCCAACCACATCAGGAACATGCTGGTACAGGCCGAAGACGCCAGGCTTTTGGGAGACTT CAAGACTATGAAGAAGCGGTACATTGAGCTGTATGACCTCAACAGAGATCTGATCAATGAGTACAAGATTCGCTCGAACAATCACAACGCGCTCCTGGCCTGTCTGAAGTCTGTAAATCAGGCTATCCAGAGGGCAGGCCGACTGAGAG TGGGAAAGCCAAAGAACCAGGTCATCAGTGCCTGCAGGGATGCAatcaagaacaacaacataaacGCTCTGTTCAAAATCATGAGAGCAGGAGCGCCTTCCTCCTGA
- the b3gnt9 gene encoding UDP-GlcNAc:betaGal beta-1,3-N-acetylglucosaminyltransferase 9, protein MRRIHIKGDVLCTLVLLVLLCILLYAHQVLTPAWGTLHLEQGSTSSRSLLGALPEEKQTRPGPSKPPDLPRCQPEPQTKSKPQPQSKSKSHVKSKQTKSKSQVKTKQKDGAKKTVPTKVSIVPTRPPFDFEDYLRKKDHRNFTLLIDQPEKCSGSEGVPFMLIAIKSVAADFDKRQVVRRTWGREGTFQNGVSVKTVFLLGVPQNRSALPLWDKLMAYESQTFRDILLWDFEDTFFNLTLKETHFLQWVNTSCSKVKFIFKGDADVYVNIENILEMLRGQEVDKDLFVGDIIFHARPIRRRNSKYYVPEFVYGQGVYPSYAGGGGFVMSGHTALRLNGACQEVELFPIDDVFLGMCLLRIGLKPTRHEGFRTFGIVKPSAAPHLQVFDPCFYRELMVVHSLTVPQIWLMWNLLHDPSLRCHANRAPTDFPFKWKGRVATSASTKTTEDPEDQDYGVKVFVNH, encoded by the coding sequence ATGAGAAGGATCCACATAAAGGGTGACGTGCTTTGCACCCTGGTTCTGCTGGTGCTCCTGTGTATACTGTTGTATGCTCACCAGGTGCTAACTCCTGCCTGGGGCACCTTGCATTTGGAGCAGGGCTCTACAAGCTCTCGGTCCCTCTTGGGAGCTTTGCCGGAGGAAAAGCAAACAAGGCCTGGTCCTTCCAAGCCTCCGGATTTACCCAGATGCCAACCTGAGCCTCAGACAAAATCTAAACCCCAACCGCAATCGAAATCGAAATCTCACGTCAAATCCAAACAGACCAAATCAAAATCCCAGGTCAAGACCAAACAAAAAGACGGAGCAAAGAAGACTGTCCCAACAAAAGTCAGCATAGTCCCGACCCGTCCACCTTTCGATTTTGAGGATTACCTTCGCAAGAAGGACCACAGGAACTTCACGCTGCTGATTGACCAGCCCGAAAAATGCTCGGGGTCGGAGGGTGTCCCGTTTATGCTGATCGCGATAAAGTCAGTGGCCGCAGACTTCGACAAGCGACAGGTGGTTCGACGTACATGGGGACGGGAAGGTACGTTCCAAAATGGAGTGAGCGTAAAGACGGTTTTCCTTCTCGGCGTTCCCCAGAATCGTTCAGCGCTCCCGTTATGGGATAAGCTTATGGCTTACGAGAGCCAGACTTTCAGGGACATCCTCCTCTGGGATTTTGAGGATACTTTTTTTAACCTGACTCTCAAAGAGACACATTTTCTCCAGTGGGTCAACACAAGCTGCTCCAAagtcaaattcattttcaaGGGAGATGCCGACGTTTACGTCAACATCGAGAACATCTTAGAGATGCTGCGGGGTCAAGAGGTCGACAAAGACCTTTTTGTCGGCGACATCATCTTTCACGCACGGCCGATCCGCAGACGCAACAGCAAATATTACGTTCCTGAATTTGTGTACGGTCAAGGGGTCTACCCCTCTTACGCAGGCGGTGGGGGGTTTGTCATGTCGGGACACACGGCGTTAAGGCTAAATGGGGCGTGTCAGGAGGTAGAACTCTTCCCCATCGATGACGTCTTCCTGGGCATGTGTCTGCTGAGGATCGGCCTGAAACCCACTCGCCACGAGGGCTTCCGAACATTCGGCATCGTAAAACCCTCTGCGGCGCCCCATCTTCAGGTGTTTGACCCCTGCTTCTATCGGGAGCTGATGGTGGTCCACAGTCTAACCGTGCCACAAATCTGGCTCATGTGGAACCTCCTGCATGACCCCAGTTTGCGCTGTCATGCAAATCGCGCACCCACGGATTTCCCCTTTAAGTGGAAAGGCAGGGTGGCCACATCAGCGAGCACAAAGACCACTGAGGATCCTGAGGACCAGGACTATGGAGTGAAAGTCTTTGTGAACCACTGA